ACGGTAAGCACATCAAAGAAACGGTTCACCAATTCAGGTGGATAGTAATTCTTTAAAGCACTTAACTTAAGTCGGGGAATACGATAGGCGAATTCAATAGAAGCATTTACGAATAAGCGCTGTTGAATGCGTTCTGCCACACTGAGCTGGAAAATTTGGAATACCCCAGCCAGAATAAGGCCTACCAAAACCACTATTACCAGCACTACCCAGGCGGTAGAGGTGGTTCCACTTTGGATAAGGTTAATAATAGCTTGAATACCCAAAGGAATGGAGAGGGAGAGCAAACCATTAAAAAGGGCATAGATATATATGTTGCCGATGTCTTTTCGCTCCGTCGCCAGTAGCTTCCAAAATCGGCGAAGCGGTCGTTTAGGATCGTTTAGGGCCATAGTTTAAAATACTGGTGGTCATAGTTTCAATAAAGTGTATCAGGTCTTCGTCTTGGGTAGCGATATCCGTTATGGATGGCATATGTTCCCCAAAGAACTTTTGCAGATGATTTGCTTCTAAAAGGGTAGAAGCCAGGGTGCGAGGGTGTTTGAAATCGGGGTTTAAATCCGAAATAATCCCCGCTAATCTTTCAATCAGGTTTTTATAATTCTTGAAATAACCATTCTTGTTTTCTTGATCAATCTCTTTGGTTAAGAAGGTTTTAGAAGATTCTGCAATTACAATGCGTTGCAATACTTCCTCATTAATATGCGAGAAATTCTGATCCTGTTTTACGGTTTCACAAATGGTGCGGATGCTGTTGCAGAGCTGGTCCTCAGCGGTTTCTACATTGGCGGTGGCAAAAACTACCTTGTATTCGAGCCAGGCCCAGTACCAGGAAATCAGATAGAGTAGGAGTTTATGCTTGTTTTCGAAATAGCGGTAAATAGTGCTTTCTGGCGATCCAATGGCTGCGCCTAATTTGCGGAAAGTAAAACATTCGAAGCCTAATTCATTGATTAGCAATATGCTGTGTTCAACTATACGTTTGCCGAGATCAGTAGTTTCCGGGTCTTTAACGTAGAGTTGCTCCGGGATTTGAATTCTAAGACTTCCTAGTAATGTTCGCATATCTTAAGTTCAGTGCTCACAAATATAATAGTAATACTATCATAACTGCAAGTTTAGCTTTTTGTTCAATTGCTTGCCGTTAAATTTTATTTAATAGAAATTCGGGCTCTAAACCCAATCGATTCGAATGGAACTATTTTCTGTATTTGCGATTATCAGTACGCTTGCGGCTCTTTTCGCCTTTGTGAATCAGCGTTTTTTAAAGCTTCCCTTTACCATAGGATTAATGATCATGGCATTGGCTTTCACTATGCTGGTAATAGTGATTGGTAATTGGCAACCCTGGCTAATGGACCTGAGTTCTCAATTCGTTTCGGCTTTGGATTTTAAAAGCCTCTTGCTCGATATTATGCTCAGCTTCTTGCTTTTTGCAGGCGCCCTGCATGTGAAGTTCGCGCCCCTAAAGCGAAATATAGGTCCGATCTTATTATTGGCTACGGTGGGGGTTCTCCTTTCGGCCGGTCTTATTGGAGGCATGCTCTATTTCATTTTGCAATGGCTGAATTACCCGGTAGATTTTATCTATTGTTTGTTATTTGGTAGCATGTTGGCTCCAACCGATCCCATTGCGGTTTTAAGCATTTTAAAGGAAGCCGGAGCGCCTAAAAACCTTGAAGTGAAAATTGTAGGGGAATCCCTTTTCAATGATGGAGTGGGTGTGGTGGTCTTTTTAGCTTTATTATCCATTGCCGCCGGTTCTGGAGCTGATTTTAGCGCTAGTGAAATCGGAATTCTCTTTCTGGAAGAAGTGGGAGGTGGCTTAGCTTTGGGTTTGGCAGGTGGTTATTTGGCCTTTCGGCTGATGCGTTCTATCGATCATTATGAAACTGAAGTGATGTTGAGTTTAGCCTTAGTGATGGGGCTTTATTCATTGGCTTCAGCACTTCATTTTAGTGGTCCTTTGGCAGTAGTTATTGCAGGTTTATTCATCGGGAATAAATCGCC
The Croceimicrobium hydrocarbonivorans genome window above contains:
- a CDS encoding TetR/AcrR family transcriptional regulator, which codes for MRTLLGSLRIQIPEQLYVKDPETTDLGKRIVEHSILLINELGFECFTFRKLGAAIGSPESTIYRYFENKHKLLLYLISWYWAWLEYKVVFATANVETAEDQLCNSIRTICETVKQDQNFSHINEEVLQRIVIAESSKTFLTKEIDQENKNGYFKNYKNLIERLAGIISDLNPDFKHPRTLASTLLEANHLQKFFGEHMPSITDIATQDEDLIHFIETMTTSILNYGPKRS
- a CDS encoding cation:proton antiporter, whose amino-acid sequence is MELFSVFAIISTLAALFAFVNQRFLKLPFTIGLMIMALAFTMLVIVIGNWQPWLMDLSSQFVSALDFKSLLLDIMLSFLLFAGALHVKFAPLKRNIGPILLLATVGVLLSAGLIGGMLYFILQWLNYPVDFIYCLLFGSMLAPTDPIAVLSILKEAGAPKNLEVKIVGESLFNDGVGVVVFLALLSIAAGSGADFSASEIGILFLEEVGGGLALGLAGGYLAFRLMRSIDHYETEVMLSLALVMGLYSLASALHFSGPLAVVIAGLFIGNKSPAKAWSPNTQLYIDKFWEILDVFLNAILFVLIGMELLVIQLDGFYILLGLLAIPITLLARYLAVLGPVEYHKERLDFAPKTALLLTWGGIRGGISIALALSLEESMNRDLFLTMAYIVVIFSIIVQGLSLKKVLKITLKGQDSNK